The Halorhabdus sp. BNX81 genome includes a region encoding these proteins:
- a CDS encoding Hsp20 family protein: MNQLREFTEEIGETVLENVGRAVGKAQERTPLPVDLLESDDAYLAVFDAPDATSSDVQVQLSGRTVEVRLDRFREPREGFEMLFPGRGLTLDGHVQLPPDAAIDGEDTSATLAENGTLQVRVPKSDDGTTVDVTDESDGTTESDDSESATHR; this comes from the coding sequence ATGAATCAGCTCCGCGAGTTCACCGAAGAGATCGGCGAGACAGTCCTCGAAAACGTCGGCCGTGCGGTCGGCAAGGCCCAGGAACGAACACCCCTCCCCGTCGACCTCTTGGAGAGCGACGATGCCTATCTTGCGGTCTTCGACGCCCCGGACGCGACAAGCAGCGACGTGCAGGTCCAGTTGTCGGGCCGGACTGTCGAAGTGCGACTCGACCGGTTCCGCGAGCCACGTGAGGGCTTCGAAATGCTGTTCCCGGGCCGTGGATTGACCCTCGACGGACACGTTCAACTCCCGCCGGACGCGGCGATCGACGGCGAAGACACGTCGGCGACACTCGCCGAAAACGGCACGCTTCAGGTTCGAGTTCCCAAGAGCGACGACGGCACGACGGTCGACGTGACTGACGAAAGCGACGGAACCACCGAGAGCGACGACAGCGAGTCAGCTACCCACCGCTGA
- a CDS encoding MFS transporter has protein sequence MNPLMSIGREAKILWSEGRGPPLGAIAGTWGLLLGTRMIYPVLLPTLRDDFGLPLSVAGLLVTVLWLGSALGQLPSGMLADRFSERSVMAAGTLVAALGVSLVVAAPTAGILFAATALVGVGQSLYPIARITILTDMYPDRIGSALGVTMATGDLGQTVFPPLAGAVAAAVAWQAGLGMMVPGLVVASLVLVVVLPGQTGSTEPSEASAGETLRELLADLREGNILFFAFILFLYILVWQSFTGLYPTYLAEQKPLSETTAGLLFSLFFAFGVVVKPAAGAAYDRIGPRRSLVAVFIGPIIGLGLLPVVDSLAAIVVITALVSTMLGSGAITQSFLSEAFSDAARGTGLGVVRTTAATLGAAGPVLFGVIAERGYFDEGYFLLAGLMAVIVVLTLVFFEE, from the coding sequence ATGAACCCGCTCATGTCGATCGGCCGGGAGGCAAAGATACTCTGGAGCGAGGGCAGAGGCCCCCCACTCGGAGCCATTGCGGGCACGTGGGGGTTGCTGCTCGGGACACGGATGATCTATCCCGTCCTCCTGCCGACCCTCCGGGACGACTTCGGCCTCCCGCTTTCGGTCGCCGGGTTGCTGGTGACGGTCCTCTGGCTGGGCTCCGCGCTCGGGCAACTGCCCAGCGGCATGCTCGCGGATCGCTTCAGCGAGCGAAGCGTGATGGCCGCCGGGACGCTGGTCGCCGCCCTGGGCGTCTCGCTGGTCGTGGCCGCCCCGACGGCCGGTATCCTCTTCGCCGCCACTGCCCTCGTCGGCGTCGGGCAGTCGCTGTATCCGATCGCGCGGATCACGATCCTCACCGACATGTACCCGGACCGGATCGGCAGCGCGCTCGGCGTGACGATGGCGACGGGCGACCTCGGACAGACAGTCTTTCCCCCGCTCGCCGGCGCGGTGGCCGCCGCGGTCGCCTGGCAGGCGGGCCTCGGCATGATGGTCCCGGGCCTGGTCGTTGCCTCGCTGGTTCTCGTGGTCGTCCTCCCGGGCCAGACCGGCTCGACGGAGCCCAGCGAGGCGTCTGCCGGCGAAACCCTGCGGGAACTGCTCGCCGACCTCCGGGAGGGCAACATCCTCTTTTTCGCCTTTATCCTCTTTCTGTACATCCTCGTCTGGCAGTCGTTCACCGGGCTCTATCCGACGTATCTCGCCGAGCAGAAACCACTCTCGGAGACGACCGCCGGGCTCCTCTTTAGCCTGTTTTTTGCCTTCGGCGTCGTCGTAAAGCCGGCCGCGGGTGCCGCCTACGATCGGATCGGGCCGCGCCGATCGCTGGTCGCCGTCTTCATCGGGCCGATCATCGGACTGGGATTGCTCCCGGTCGTCGACAGCCTCGCGGCGATCGTCGTGATCACGGCCCTCGTGAGCACGATGCTTGGCTCGGGGGCGATCACGCAATCGTTCCTCTCGGAGGCGTTTTCGGATGCAGCCCGCGGGACCGGACTGGGCGTCGTTCGGACCACGGCGGCGACGCTGGGCGCAGCGGGACCCGTCCTGTTCGGTGTGATCGCCGAACGGGGTTACTTCGACGAAGGCTACTTCCTGCTTGCCGGGCTGATGGCGGTCATCGTGGTGCTCACGCTCGTGTTCTTCGAGGAGTAG
- a CDS encoding helix-turn-helix domain-containing protein: MPINIKRFEESPPGELRAGGPTNAEAILSFLASSPEQAYTPKEIHEATDVKRGSVGVVLSRLEERGLVRHRGDYWAITEEADVEKTLSAMSTARAASDRLGAEDPDEWGPGVDSDDE, translated from the coding sequence ATGCCGATCAACATCAAACGGTTCGAGGAGAGTCCACCCGGAGAACTCCGGGCCGGCGGACCGACAAACGCGGAGGCGATCCTTTCGTTTCTGGCGTCGTCCCCGGAGCAGGCGTACACGCCGAAGGAGATCCACGAGGCGACCGACGTCAAGCGGGGGAGCGTCGGGGTCGTCCTCTCCCGTCTCGAGGAGCGTGGGCTCGTCCGACACCGGGGCGATTACTGGGCGATCACCGAGGAGGCCGATGTCGAGAAGACGCTGAGTGCGATGTCGACCGCGCGAGCAGCCTCGGATCGGCTCGGTGCAGAGGATCCCGACGAGTGGGGCCCCGGCGTCGATTCGGACGACGAGTGA
- a CDS encoding transposase has protein sequence MEVKRTVPVKLDVPAERREDLHQTIQQFNTAANYTIDHGRDDGDLILNKSTIHDEVYYDLRDETDLPANLVVRAYSKAVEAMKSTVTEWEKGNSRPLPSFDEPSAVYDKRTLTIKDEYATLSTVDGRVEADFVLGEYQRSYLEDDDYEKRMGTLHYRPDEDTFYLHIVIQKEVDQRDGDRVLGVDLNLKNVAVTSTGRFFDGGELLWGQNHYFRVRRSLQDKGTRSARQALRRLSGRENRFVLDRLHNISRGIVEEALCHDCSYVAVEDLTHIRDRMDAHNERLKRQMHNWAFRELQGQIEYKAAEYGIRVESVNPAFSSQTCSKCGHQSSTNRDSETGWFACNECGYEVDGDYNAAKNVGLRLVALPSGKRPDGLGNGQLALKSGTVTVSDVSNVHSSLEFERESTDKPTASAVGS, from the coding sequence ATGGAGGTCAAACGCACCGTTCCCGTCAAACTCGACGTGCCCGCGGAGCGGCGCGAGGACCTCCATCAGACGATCCAGCAGTTCAACACTGCCGCCAACTACACCATCGACCACGGCAGAGACGACGGCGACCTGATTCTCAACAAGTCCACAATCCACGACGAAGTGTACTACGACTTGCGGGACGAGACCGACCTGCCCGCGAACCTCGTGGTACGCGCCTACTCGAAGGCCGTCGAAGCGATGAAAAGCACCGTCACGGAGTGGGAGAAGGGCAACAGCCGCCCACTCCCCTCGTTCGATGAACCCTCAGCCGTCTACGACAAACGCACGCTGACGATCAAGGACGAGTACGCCACGCTCTCGACGGTCGACGGCCGCGTCGAAGCCGACTTCGTACTCGGTGAGTACCAGCGGTCGTACCTCGAAGACGACGACTACGAGAAGCGGATGGGGACGCTCCACTACCGTCCCGACGAGGATACGTTCTACCTCCACATCGTCATTCAGAAGGAGGTAGACCAGCGTGACGGCGACCGCGTTCTCGGCGTGGATCTGAATCTGAAGAACGTCGCCGTGACCAGCACGGGACGGTTCTTCGACGGTGGTGAACTGCTGTGGGGGCAGAACCACTACTTCCGCGTGCGACGAAGCCTTCAGGACAAAGGCACCCGTTCCGCTCGGCAGGCCTTGCGGCGACTGTCGGGACGGGAAAACCGCTTCGTCCTGGATCGCCTGCACAACATCTCGCGTGGAATCGTGGAGGAAGCCCTGTGCCACGACTGTTCGTACGTCGCCGTCGAAGACCTGACCCACATCCGCGATCGAATGGACGCCCACAACGAGCGCCTGAAGCGGCAGATGCACAACTGGGCGTTCCGCGAACTTCAAGGGCAAATCGAATACAAGGCCGCCGAGTACGGCATTCGCGTCGAGTCTGTCAACCCTGCCTTTTCCTCCCAAACCTGCTCGAAGTGCGGCCACCAATCCAGCACGAACCGCGACAGCGAGACGGGCTGGTTCGCGTGCAACGAGTGTGGGTACGAGGTAGACGGTGACTACAACGCGGCGAAGAACGTCGGCCTCAGATTGGTAGCTTTACCATCGGGCAAACGTCCCGATGGGTTGGGCAACGGTCAGCTTGCCCTGAAGTCGGGGACGGTGACCGTGAGCGACGTGTCCAACGTCCACTCCAGCTTGGAGTTTGAACGGGAGTCCACCGACAAGCCCACCGCTTCAGCGGTGGGTAGCTGA
- a CDS encoding CoA pyrophosphatase has translation MDLGPVADHDPTGVAAPREAAVLVGVVETRAGPQLLFTQRADHLDDHPGQMSFPGGGYEPADADLAETARREADEEVGLEPTEVSLVGRLDDIRTISEYSIRPFVGRIPDRPYEPTDDEVAEIAILPVDALTDLDNYETECREHPEHGSIQLHYFHVNGYTVWGATARILRQFLELTTEWRVPQTLDCRPEANSST, from the coding sequence ATGGATCTCGGCCCGGTTGCTGACCACGATCCCACCGGCGTGGCTGCTCCACGCGAAGCGGCGGTGCTGGTCGGGGTCGTCGAGACGCGCGCTGGACCGCAGTTGCTTTTCACCCAGCGAGCCGACCATCTCGACGACCATCCCGGCCAGATGAGCTTTCCGGGCGGGGGCTACGAGCCGGCGGACGCTGATCTCGCGGAGACGGCACGCAGAGAGGCAGACGAGGAAGTCGGGCTCGAACCGACCGAAGTGTCGCTCGTTGGCCGACTCGACGACATCCGAACTATCAGTGAGTATTCGATCCGGCCGTTCGTGGGCCGTATTCCGGATCGACCGTACGAGCCTACTGACGACGAAGTCGCCGAGATCGCGATCCTCCCGGTGGATGCGCTGACCGATCTCGACAACTACGAGACGGAATGTCGTGAGCATCCGGAACACGGCTCAATTCAGCTCCACTATTTCCACGTCAACGGCTACACCGTCTGGGGGGCGACCGCCCGCATCCTCCGACAGTTTCTCGAACTCACGACCGAGTGGCGAGTGCCACAGACGTTGGACTGTCGGCCCGAGGCGAACTCCTCGACGTGA
- a CDS encoding radical SAM protein has product MTDPAALTVTIVDGYVDEPAHFGVPPYISTYPRYVAGALVDAGVPHESITYHTIDGLREENCRWQAVEEADLTVYVGGMTVPGNYVGGTPAEPDEVRRIAWTADGTTILGGPVRFGVGDENEGASEPERDDLDFDFLAGADIEAAVFDLVENGLEGFEPRYRTMAESSRWAREGAFIVEQHPNHPEYLICEIETGRGCAYRCSFCTEPLYGDASFREPNAIISEVDALSDHGVVNFRLGRQADILAYGGDGEAPNPDALRKLYGGIREVAPDLETLHLDNMNPITVVKWPEKAREGIRIIAEHNTPGDTAAFGVESADPAVQSDNNLNVTADEAFEAVRIVNEEGGFRPGARSEAPGTGPSTAADARGLPKLLPGINFVHGLKGETAETFEHNKRFLERILDEGLMIRRVNIRQVMAFPGTEMDETGAEIAQDHSELFQQYKREVREEIDNPMLQRVAPPGTVLEDVHLEYHQDGKTFGRQLGTYPLLVGIPGERPLGKTIDVAITDHGYRSVTGVPHPLDLNAASMDELQALPGIGSQTAGNIIVGRPYDAPPAIEGVDFEAFTTIGRESPR; this is encoded by the coding sequence ATGACTGACCCCGCGGCTCTCACTGTCACGATCGTCGATGGCTACGTCGACGAACCGGCACACTTCGGGGTGCCACCATACATCTCCACGTATCCTCGCTACGTCGCCGGCGCGCTGGTCGATGCAGGCGTTCCCCACGAGTCGATCACCTATCACACGATCGACGGTCTCCGCGAGGAAAATTGCCGCTGGCAGGCGGTCGAAGAAGCCGATCTGACGGTCTACGTCGGCGGGATGACCGTCCCCGGTAACTACGTCGGCGGGACGCCGGCCGAACCCGACGAAGTTCGGCGGATCGCCTGGACGGCCGACGGGACGACCATTTTGGGCGGCCCGGTCCGGTTCGGTGTCGGTGACGAAAACGAGGGGGCGAGCGAACCCGAACGCGACGATCTGGACTTCGACTTTCTGGCCGGTGCGGACATCGAGGCGGCCGTTTTCGATCTCGTCGAGAATGGCCTGGAAGGATTCGAGCCCCGCTATCGCACGATGGCCGAATCCTCACGCTGGGCGCGTGAGGGGGCGTTTATCGTCGAACAGCATCCCAACCACCCCGAGTATCTCATCTGCGAGATCGAGACCGGGCGCGGGTGTGCCTACCGGTGTTCGTTCTGTACCGAACCGCTCTATGGCGACGCTTCCTTCCGGGAACCGAACGCGATCATCAGCGAGGTCGACGCACTTTCCGACCACGGGGTCGTGAACTTTCGGCTTGGCCGGCAGGCCGACATCCTCGCGTACGGCGGCGACGGCGAAGCCCCGAACCCAGACGCCCTCCGGAAGTTGTACGGTGGCATCCGCGAGGTCGCGCCCGATCTGGAGACGCTGCATCTCGACAATATGAACCCGATCACGGTCGTGAAGTGGCCTGAAAAGGCCCGCGAGGGTATCCGGATCATCGCCGAGCACAACACGCCCGGCGACACCGCGGCCTTCGGCGTCGAGTCGGCCGATCCCGCCGTACAAAGTGACAACAACCTCAACGTCACCGCCGACGAGGCCTTCGAAGCGGTCCGGATCGTCAACGAGGAAGGGGGGTTTCGACCGGGAGCACGGAGCGAAGCGCCCGGAACCGGGCCGTCGACGGCTGCAGACGCCCGCGGCCTGCCGAAGCTCCTGCCCGGGATCAACTTCGTCCACGGGTTGAAAGGCGAGACAGCGGAGACGTTCGAACACAACAAGCGGTTCCTCGAGCGGATTCTCGACGAGGGACTCATGATCCGGCGGGTCAACATTCGCCAGGTCATGGCGTTCCCGGGGACCGAGATGGACGAGACGGGTGCCGAGATCGCGCAGGACCACAGTGAGTTATTCCAGCAGTACAAACGCGAGGTCCGCGAGGAGATCGACAACCCCATGCTCCAGCGGGTCGCACCCCCGGGGACGGTTCTCGAAGACGTGCATCTCGAATACCACCAGGACGGCAAGACCTTCGGCCGGCAGTTGGGAACCTACCCCCTGCTCGTTGGCATTCCGGGCGAACGCCCGCTCGGGAAGACGATCGACGTGGCGATCACCGACCACGGGTATCGCTCTGTGACGGGTGTGCCCCACCCACTCGACCTCAACGCGGCGTCGATGGACGAACTCCAGGCGTTGCCCGGGATCGGGTCACAGACTGCGGGGAACATCATCGTCGGACGGCCCTACGACGCACCGCCGGCCATCGAGGGTGTCGACTTCGAGGCGTTCACCACGATCGGACGTGAGTCGCCGCGTTAG
- a CDS encoding methyl-accepting chemotaxis protein codes for MASESEGQLDSAAEAGGSASTAEIGDAIDELLRTSENVSRSSQQISELAHEQSENMQEVAGEVSNLSATVEEVASSANEVKAVSQQASQLADQGRDVADDAIDAMEGVDEANEEVSTDVEQLRDRIDEIDEIVEVINDIADQTNMLALNASIEAARAGEAGEGFAVVADEVKSLAEESQQNATEIEEMVADIKAETDSTVESIGEANDQVEEGIEQVDETVDILKKIDQAVTEAAEGAQEVAEATDDQAASTEEVASMVDRTAETAEEVADEIEDIAAANEQQAAKVNELESLLDHS; via the coding sequence ATGGCTTCAGAATCAGAGGGTCAACTGGACTCGGCTGCCGAGGCCGGTGGCTCGGCCTCGACAGCGGAGATCGGCGACGCGATCGACGAACTGCTGCGGACATCCGAGAACGTCTCCCGGAGTTCCCAGCAGATCAGCGAACTCGCACACGAACAGTCCGAGAACATGCAGGAGGTCGCCGGCGAGGTCTCGAACCTCTCGGCGACGGTCGAGGAAGTCGCCTCCAGCGCCAACGAAGTCAAGGCCGTCAGCCAGCAGGCCAGCCAACTCGCCGATCAGGGGCGGGACGTGGCCGACGACGCCATCGACGCCATGGAAGGTGTCGACGAGGCCAACGAGGAGGTCTCGACCGATGTCGAACAGTTGCGCGATCGCATCGACGAGATCGACGAGATCGTCGAGGTCATCAACGACATCGCCGACCAGACCAACATGCTCGCACTGAACGCGTCGATCGAGGCCGCGCGTGCCGGTGAAGCAGGCGAAGGGTTCGCCGTCGTCGCCGACGAGGTCAAGAGTCTCGCCGAGGAGTCCCAGCAGAACGCCACCGAAATCGAAGAGATGGTCGCCGACATCAAGGCCGAGACCGACTCGACCGTCGAGAGCATCGGTGAGGCCAACGACCAGGTCGAGGAAGGGATCGAACAGGTCGACGAGACGGTCGATATCCTCAAGAAGATCGACCAGGCCGTCACCGAGGCCGCCGAAGGGGCCCAGGAGGTCGCCGAGGCGACCGACGACCAGGCTGCAAGCACCGAGGAGGTCGCCTCGATGGTCGATCGGACCGCCGAGACCGCCGAGGAAGTCGCCGACGAGATCGAGGATATCGCCGCCGCCAACGAACAGCAGGCGGCGAAGGTCAACGAACTCGAATCGCTGCTCGACCACAGCTGA
- a CDS encoding transcription initiation factor IIB, translating into MSETNTRTRLDQSTNVAEDEEETEDVNCPECGGNLISDTERGETVCQGCGLVVEEDEIDPGPEWRAFDAKEKDQKSRVGAPTTNMMHDKGLSTNIDWRDKDAYGNSLGSRQREKMQRLRKWNERFRTRDSKERNLKQALGEIDRMASALGLPENVRETASVIYRRALDEDLLPGRSIEGVSTASVYAAARQAGVPRSLDELTDVSRVEKDEIARTYRYVVRELGLEVRPADPESYVPRFTSDLELSEEAERRARELLANAKEEGVHSGKSPVGLAAAAIYAASLLTNEKTTQAAVSEVADISEVTIRNRYHELLEAEQSIPAA; encoded by the coding sequence ATGAGCGAGACAAACACCAGAACCCGACTCGATCAGTCGACGAACGTAGCTGAAGACGAAGAGGAGACCGAAGATGTCAACTGCCCCGAGTGTGGCGGGAACCTCATCTCCGACACCGAACGCGGCGAGACCGTCTGCCAGGGCTGTGGACTCGTCGTCGAAGAGGACGAGATCGATCCCGGTCCCGAATGGCGTGCTTTCGACGCCAAGGAGAAGGACCAGAAGTCCCGCGTCGGTGCGCCGACGACGAACATGATGCACGACAAGGGGCTGTCGACCAACATCGACTGGCGCGACAAGGACGCCTACGGAAACTCGCTGGGCTCCCGGCAGCGCGAGAAGATGCAGCGCCTCCGGAAGTGGAACGAGCGCTTCCGGACGCGTGACTCCAAGGAGCGCAACCTCAAGCAGGCACTCGGCGAGATCGACCGGATGGCCTCGGCGCTTGGGCTCCCGGAGAACGTCCGGGAGACCGCGTCGGTCATCTATCGGCGGGCGCTCGACGAGGATCTGCTTCCCGGTCGATCGATCGAGGGCGTTTCGACGGCCTCGGTGTACGCCGCCGCCCGCCAGGCCGGTGTCCCGCGGAGCCTCGACGAACTCACCGACGTCTCCCGGGTCGAGAAAGACGAGATCGCCCGCACGTATCGCTACGTCGTCCGGGAACTCGGCCTCGAAGTCCGCCCCGCCGATCCCGAGAGCTACGTGCCCCGATTCACCTCGGATCTCGAACTCTCAGAGGAGGCCGAACGGCGTGCGCGGGAACTGCTCGCCAACGCCAAAGAGGAGGGCGTTCACTCCGGAAAGAGCCCCGTCGGGCTCGCCGCGGCCGCGATCTACGCCGCCTCGCTGTTGACCAACGAGAAGACCACCCAGGCTGCCGTCAGCGAGGTTGCGGACATCTCCGAAGTCACGATCCGGAACCGCTATCACGAACTGCTGGAAGCCGAGCAGTCGATCCCGGCCGCCTGA
- a CDS encoding flippase-like domain-containing protein, with amino-acid sequence MNRAVEVSVVLPAYDEAETIEGTVSATLDRLAAFLPAGSFEVIVAEDGCSDRTPEIAARLAREDDRIRHVHSDERLGRGGALEYAFRQADGDTLVYFDTDLATDMAHLEKLVESVRTAGYDVATGSRMLPDSDADRPAKRGVPSRGYNALVRLVLRSDLADHQCGFKAFSREAFEELANAVEDDHWFWDTEMLVRAQRRGLDVNEFPVDWTPKGDSKVDLVRDVLGMGGQILRTFWQLSVSPRITRTRSMVAASGLIMLALALMTVYLDPSADVLEEMQRGDPMLIGTAALVYLSSWPLRGYRYRDILAELGYDSDVGFLTGAVFISQTGNLVFPARLGDGVRAYVMKARRSVPYSSGFASLAVERVFDLLTIAALAGVVLVGFAAFDPSALADLIAALTSGRESGRRGVVVAAAVGLLAIGVTALTVLTARSDRNLVRGTLDRLSDDAYAGYVAGVIEDFTGDVQTVAANPTAFGRVAASSVLIWTIDVVTAIVVFAAFDVPSSLGMLVVVSFFAVSVGNLAKVLPLSPGGIGLYEGVFSVFVLAFIPTVTWELALAVAVVDHAVKNIVTVAGGSVSMAWLNVSLTTAVEESADAEDSIDAVAAQD; translated from the coding sequence ATGAATCGGGCAGTCGAGGTCAGCGTCGTGCTCCCCGCGTACGACGAGGCCGAGACCATCGAGGGGACCGTCAGCGCGACGCTCGATCGGCTGGCGGCGTTTCTCCCCGCGGGCTCCTTCGAGGTGATCGTCGCCGAGGACGGGTGTTCCGATCGCACACCCGAGATCGCGGCGCGACTGGCGCGTGAGGACGACCGGATTCGGCACGTCCACAGCGACGAACGCCTCGGTCGCGGCGGTGCGCTGGAGTACGCCTTCCGACAGGCCGACGGTGACACACTCGTCTACTTCGATACCGATCTGGCGACGGACATGGCCCACCTCGAAAAACTGGTCGAGAGCGTCCGAACGGCGGGCTACGACGTAGCGACGGGCTCGCGGATGCTCCCGGACAGCGACGCCGACCGGCCGGCCAAACGCGGCGTGCCGAGCCGGGGATACAACGCCCTCGTTCGGTTGGTCCTCCGATCTGACCTGGCTGATCACCAGTGTGGCTTCAAAGCCTTCAGTCGGGAGGCGTTCGAGGAACTGGCCAACGCAGTCGAGGACGACCACTGGTTCTGGGACACGGAGATGCTCGTCCGCGCCCAGCGCCGCGGACTTGACGTGAATGAGTTTCCCGTCGACTGGACGCCGAAAGGCGACTCGAAGGTCGATCTCGTCCGGGACGTCCTGGGGATGGGGGGCCAGATCCTCCGGACGTTCTGGCAGCTTTCCGTAAGCCCACGGATCACCCGCACTCGGAGTATGGTCGCCGCGAGCGGCCTGATCATGCTCGCGCTCGCGCTTATGACGGTGTATCTCGATCCCTCCGCCGATGTTCTCGAAGAGATGCAACGTGGTGACCCCATGTTGATCGGGACCGCCGCGCTCGTGTATCTCAGTTCCTGGCCGCTTCGGGGCTATCGGTATCGGGACATTCTTGCCGAGTTGGGCTATGATTCCGATGTCGGGTTTCTGACGGGTGCGGTCTTCATCAGCCAGACCGGCAACCTCGTGTTTCCGGCGCGACTCGGTGACGGCGTCCGGGCGTACGTCATGAAGGCCCGCCGGTCGGTCCCCTATTCATCGGGGTTTGCCTCCCTCGCCGTCGAGCGTGTCTTTGATCTTCTGACGATTGCGGCCCTTGCCGGCGTCGTGCTCGTCGGATTTGCAGCGTTTGATCCCTCGGCACTTGCGGATCTCATTGCGGCGCTGACTAGCGGACGCGAGAGTGGACGGCGGGGCGTGGTGGTGGCGGCCGCTGTGGGCCTTCTCGCGATCGGCGTGACTGCGTTGACCGTCCTGACGGCCCGTTCGGATCGGAATCTCGTTCGGGGGACGCTCGATAGACTCAGCGACGACGCCTACGCCGGGTACGTCGCCGGTGTCATCGAGGACTTTACCGGTGACGTCCAGACTGTCGCCGCGAACCCGACCGCGTTCGGCCGTGTTGCCGCCTCAAGTGTCCTCATCTGGACGATCGATGTCGTGACCGCGATTGTCGTTTTCGCTGCCTTCGACGTCCCATCCTCTTTGGGGATGCTCGTTGTCGTGAGTTTCTTCGCAGTCAGTGTCGGCAATCTTGCGAAGGTTCTCCCGCTGTCGCCCGGCGGTATCGGGCTCTATGAGGGTGTTTTCTCGGTCTTCGTCCTCGCCTTTATCCCGACAGTCACCTGGGAACTCGCACTCGCGGTCGCAGTCGTGGATCACGCCGTCAAGAATATCGTTACGGTTGCCGGTGGATCTGTCTCAATGGCCTGGCTCAACGTCTCGCTGACGACGGCCGTCGAGGAGAGTGCCGACGCCGAGGACAGCATCGACGCGGTCGCGGCGCAAGACTGA
- a CDS encoding site-specific DNA-methyltransferase, translating into MKTDHAVVTDDARTLALPADSVDLVVTSPPYPMIEMWDDIFAALDPAIGDALDADDGQRAFEAMHDVLDTVWAQLDRVLVDGGIAAINVGDATRTLDRFRQYPNAGEITRRMVDYGFDPLPDIVWRKPANSGAKFMGSGMVPPNAYPTLEHESILLFRNGPRRSFPPGDQTRYESAYFWEERNRWFSDLWEITGTAQGLDAGLRERSGAFPVEVPLRLIRMFSVYGDTVLDPFWGTGTTTLAAMLAGRESVGYERDADLRAAFDDRIEGLPDRSRQRATRRLERHREWVNERQDSGEDLGYENDHYDTPVRTKQERQLRLYAVESVAETAEGYSVRHTPIENLE; encoded by the coding sequence ATGAAAACCGACCACGCCGTGGTGACGGACGACGCCCGTACACTGGCGTTGCCCGCGGATTCGGTCGACCTCGTGGTCACCTCGCCGCCCTACCCCATGATCGAGATGTGGGACGACATCTTTGCCGCGCTCGACCCCGCAATCGGCGACGCGCTCGACGCAGACGACGGCCAGCGCGCCTTCGAGGCGATGCACGACGTGCTCGATACTGTCTGGGCACAACTCGATCGCGTCCTCGTCGACGGTGGGATCGCCGCGATCAACGTCGGCGACGCCACGCGAACGCTCGACCGATTCCGGCAGTACCCAAACGCCGGCGAGATCACTCGCCGGATGGTCGATTACGGGTTCGATCCGCTCCCCGATATCGTCTGGCGCAAGCCAGCCAATAGCGGCGCGAAGTTCATGGGCTCGGGGATGGTGCCGCCTAACGCCTACCCCACGCTCGAACACGAGTCGATCCTGCTCTTTCGAAACGGCCCACGCCGGTCGTTTCCGCCGGGTGACCAAACCCGTTACGAGAGCGCTTATTTCTGGGAGGAGCGCAACCGATGGTTCTCGGATCTCTGGGAGATAACCGGCACGGCCCAGGGTCTCGACGCCGGACTCCGCGAACGTTCGGGGGCGTTCCCTGTCGAGGTTCCCCTTCGTTTGATCCGGATGTTCTCAGTTTACGGCGACACCGTCCTCGATCCCTTCTGGGGGACCGGCACGACGACGCTCGCGGCGATGCTCGCCGGCCGGGAGTCCGTGGGCTACGAACGCGACGCCGACCTCCGGGCGGCCTTCGACGACCGCATCGAGGGCCTGCCCGACCGGTCCCGCCAGCGGGCGACCCGACGGCTCGAGCGACACCGCGAGTGGGTCAACGAGCGCCAGGACTCGGGCGAGGACCTGGGCTACGAGAACGACCACTACGACACGCCGGTCCGGACGAAACAGGAGCGCCAGCTCCGGCTGTACGCCGTCGAGTCGGTCGCGGAGACGGCGGAGGGGTATTCGGTGAGGCACACGCCGATCGAGAACCTGGAGTAA